One stretch of Heliangelus exortis chromosome 24, bHelExo1.hap1, whole genome shotgun sequence DNA includes these proteins:
- the CLIC4 gene encoding chloride intracellular channel protein 4, whose amino-acid sequence MALSVPVNGLKEGDKEPVIELFVKAGSDGESIGNCPFSQRLFMILWLKGVVFSVTTVDLKRKPADLQNLAPGTHPPFITYNGEVRTDVNKIEEFLEDVLAPPKYLKLSPKHPESNTAGMDIFAKFSAFIKNSRPEANEALERGLLKTLQKLDEYLNSPLPDEIDENSMEDITISTRKFLDGNEMTLADCNLLPKLHIVKVVAKKYRNFEIPKEMTGIWRYLTNAYSRDEFTNTCPGDKEIEIAYSDVAKRLTK is encoded by the exons ATGGCGTTGTCTGTGCCGGTCAACGGGTTGAAGGAGGGCGATAAGGAGCCCGTTATCGAGCTTTTCGTGAAG gctggcagtgatggtGAGAGCATAGGAAACTGTCCCTTTTCTCAGCGACTCTTCATGATTCTCTGGCTGAAGGGGGTGGTGTTTAGTGTCACAACAGTTGACCTGAAGAG AAAACCAGCAGACCTTCAAAATTTGGCCCCAGGCACTCACCCACCCTTCATAACTTACAATGGTGAAGTGAGAACAGATGTGAATAAGATTGAAGAGTTCCTGGAAGATGTTCTGGCTCCACCCAA GTACCTAAAACTTTCACCAAAGCATCCAGAATCAAACACTGCTGGAATGGATATATTTGCcaaattttctgcatttatcaAAAATTCTAGACCAGAAGCTAATGAAG CCTTAGAACGTGGCCTCTTGAAAACCCTCCAGAAACTGGATGAGTATCTAAACTCTCCTCTTCCTGATGAGATAGATGAAAATAGCATGGAGGATATTACCATTTCCACCCGCAAGTTTTTGGATGGCAATGAGATGACATTAGCAGACTGCAACCTGCTGCCCAAACTACACATTGTCAAG GTGGTGGCCAAAAAATACCGCAACTTTGAGATTCCCAAGGAAATGACAGGGATTTGGAGATACCTGACAAATGCTTACAGCAGGGATGAATTCACCAACACCTGTCCTGGAGACAAAGAAATTGAAATAGCTTACAGTGATGTAGCCAAGAGACTCACCAAGTAA